AGAAAGTGTTGCCCTGCACGTGGTGTGCTCCATGCGCAAGACCGGCCAGGCGGCCATGCTCAATGCACTGGCCAAACGCTGCGCCAGCTCGGTGGTCGAGCCGCAGGGCATTACCTGCTGCGGCTTTGCCGGTGACAAGGGCTTCAGCCATCCGGAACTCAACAGCAGTGCGCTCACCGGCCTCAAGGCTCAGGTGAAGGACTGCGGCAGCGGCTTCTCCAATAGCGTCACCTGCGAGATCGGCCTGTCGGCCAACTCCGGCATCCCTTATCAGAGCCTGATGTATCTGGTGGACAAGGCCTGCCGCAGCCGCTGAACCCTGTGCTCATGACGATCAATCGCCCCGTTTCCATCATGGAACGGGGCTTTTGTTTGATCAGCTGGCTTGTAACACCCTGCTGCTGTTTGTCATGATGGCAGATTGACTGTCTGTAAATGGCTGTAAGGGAGCAATCGCGCATGAGTTTTCATATCCGCCGCATCGAGCCGGAAGACGCCGCCGCCATGGCGCGGCTGCAATCCGCCCCCGGCGTGGTACGCCATACCTCGCAGCAGCCCTATCAGTCGGCCGCCGACTGGCAGCACAAGCTGCAACAGCTGTCCCCATCCTGTCACTGGCTGGTGGCCTGTGATGCTGCCGACGAAGTGATAGCCAGCGCCGGGCTCACCATCCTGCCGCAGGCGCGTTGCCGCCATGTGGCCGACCTGTTCCTGCTGGTCCGCGACGAATGGCAGGGCAAGGGCGTCGGGCGCGCATTGATGCAAGCCTTGCTGGAGCTGTCCGACAACTGGCTGGGGCTGATCCGCCTGCAATTGATGGCGCAGCAGGACAACCAGCGCGCCATTGCACTGTACGAGCGCTTTGGCTTCCAGCATGAAGGCGTGGTGCGGCAGGACATCCTGCAAGACGGGCGCTATGTGGACAGCGTGGTGATGGCACGGCTGCACTGGCCGGCAGGAGGTCAGGCATGAACCAGTTTCACATTCGCAAACCCGGTCCGGCAGATGCCGCGGCACTGCGCGCGCTGATGAGCGATCCGCT
The sequence above is drawn from the Aquitalea denitrificans genome and encodes:
- a CDS encoding GNAT family N-acetyltransferase, with the translated sequence MSFHIRRIEPEDAAAMARLQSAPGVVRHTSQQPYQSAADWQHKLQQLSPSCHWLVACDAADEVIASAGLTILPQARCRHVADLFLLVRDEWQGKGVGRALMQALLELSDNWLGLIRLQLMAQQDNQRAIALYERFGFQHEGVVRQDILQDGRYVDSVVMARLHWPAGGQA